The following proteins are co-located in the Palaemon carinicauda isolate YSFRI2023 chromosome 3, ASM3689809v2, whole genome shotgun sequence genome:
- the LOC137634099 gene encoding uncharacterized protein — MFDSGTRKIGFDSGTRKIGLDNGKKKIVFDNGKKKIVFDSGTRNIGLDNGKRKIVFDSGTRKIGLDNGKKKILFDNGKMKIVFDNGKKKIVFDSGTWKIGFDSGTRNIVFDSGRVKTGLIVAG; from the coding sequence ATGTTTGATAGTGGCACAAGGAAGATAGGGTTTGATAGTGGCACAAGGAAGATAGGGTTAGATAATGGCAAAAAGAAGATAGTGTTTGATAATGGCAAAAAGAAGATAGTGTTTGATAGTGGCACAAGGAACATAGGGTTAGATAATGGCAAAAGAAAGATAGTATTTGATAGTGGCACAAGGAAGATAGGGTTAGATAATggcaaaaagaaaatattgtttgatAATGGCAAAATGAAGATAGTGTTTGATAATGGCAAAAAGAAGATCGTGTTTGATAGTGGCACATGGAAGATAGGGTTTGATAGTGGCACAAGGAATATAGTATTTGATAGTGGCAGAGTAAAGACAGGTTTGATAGTGGCAGGATGA